The Psychrobacter sp. LV10R520-6 genome includes a region encoding these proteins:
- a CDS encoding AMP-binding protein, producing the protein MTNPSYFDTILNNIPSINMGARSANAPLTQSYDKGPDVPLIEATIGDFFDAIADKYPEREALVSRHQNIRWTYRELQQQANQLASSMIEMGLEIGDRIGIWSHNNAEWLLMQLATAKVGVILVNINPAYRTFELQYALNKLGCSALVLMRHFKSSDYAQMIGELCPEIYHKSYQQLDLIEIPTIERIVWIDEPDSDEDFGYMQKFSSWMAEGDANDPRVAERQVQLKNTDAINVQFTSGTTGTPKGATLTHRNILNNGYFIGEAMNLTEEDRLCIPVPLYHCFGMVLGNLAVLTHGGCILYPNDGFDALTVLKTVEEEKCTALHGVPTMFIAMLDHPEFENFDLSTLRTGIMAGSSCPIEVMRRVIDKMHMSEVTIAYGMTETSPVSCQTNEHTPLDKQVSTVGLVQPALEVKVIDSETGDIVPIGETGELLTRGYSVMQGYWGSRFKSREAIQDGWMHTGDLATIDEDGYVKIVGRSKDMVIRGGENIYPVEIENYLYRHPNIRDVQIVGIPDERYGEVLAAWIIPKQEGSLTEEEVRLFCSEHIAHYKVPTYYRFVSEYPMTITGKIQKFKIVEHMKEELGLK; encoded by the coding sequence ATGACCAATCCCTCCTATTTTGATACCATTCTTAATAACATCCCTAGCATCAATATGGGTGCGCGCTCTGCTAATGCGCCACTCACCCAAAGCTATGATAAAGGTCCTGATGTGCCGCTTATTGAGGCCACTATCGGCGACTTTTTTGATGCTATTGCGGATAAATATCCTGAGCGTGAAGCATTGGTATCACGCCATCAAAATATCCGCTGGACGTATCGTGAGCTACAGCAACAGGCCAATCAACTGGCTAGTAGCATGATTGAGATGGGACTTGAGATTGGCGATCGCATCGGTATCTGGTCGCACAACAATGCTGAATGGTTATTAATGCAGCTAGCAACCGCAAAAGTCGGGGTGATCTTAGTCAATATTAACCCGGCGTATCGCACCTTTGAGTTGCAGTATGCGTTAAACAAGTTAGGCTGCTCGGCTCTAGTATTGATGCGTCATTTTAAAAGCAGCGATTACGCGCAGATGATCGGCGAGTTATGTCCTGAGATTTACCATAAAAGCTATCAACAGCTAGATCTGATCGAAATACCTACCATTGAGCGTATTGTTTGGATTGATGAGCCTGATAGCGATGAAGATTTTGGCTATATGCAGAAATTCTCGTCATGGATGGCCGAGGGTGATGCCAATGATCCGCGGGTAGCTGAGCGGCAAGTGCAGCTTAAAAATACTGATGCTATCAATGTGCAGTTTACCAGTGGCACTACTGGCACCCCAAAAGGCGCTACCTTAACTCACCGTAATATTCTAAATAATGGCTATTTTATCGGTGAGGCCATGAACCTAACCGAAGAAGATAGATTGTGTATTCCAGTACCGTTATATCATTGCTTTGGGATGGTGCTCGGTAACTTAGCGGTCTTAACCCATGGCGGTTGTATCCTTTATCCCAACGATGGCTTCGATGCATTGACGGTTTTAAAAACAGTTGAAGAAGAGAAATGTACCGCTTTGCATGGCGTGCCGACCATGTTTATCGCTATGCTAGACCATCCTGAGTTTGAAAACTTTGATTTGTCCACTTTACGTACGGGCATTATGGCCGGCTCTAGCTGTCCGATTGAGGTAATGCGCCGGGTCATTGATAAGATGCATATGAGCGAAGTCACTATTGCTTATGGGATGACTGAGACCAGTCCGGTCTCTTGCCAGACTAATGAGCATACCCCACTTGATAAGCAAGTTTCTACCGTCGGACTGGTACAGCCCGCACTTGAAGTGAAGGTTATCGATAGCGAAACTGGCGATATTGTGCCGATAGGTGAAACCGGTGAGCTATTAACGCGCGGCTATTCGGTGATGCAAGGCTATTGGGGCAGTCGCTTCAAATCGCGTGAGGCCATTCAAGATGGTTGGATGCATACTGGTGATTTGGCCACTATAGATGAAGACGGTTATGTCAAAATCGTTGGGCGTAGCAAAGATATGGTCATTCGTGGCGGTGAAAATATCTATCCCGTTGAGATTGAAAATTATCTCTACCGCCATCCTAATATCCGTGACGTCCAAATCGTTGGTATACCCGATGAGCGTTATGGTGAAGTGTTGGCGGCCTGGATTATTCCCAAGCAAGAAGGTAGCTTGACCGAGGAAGAGGTACGGCTGTTCTGTAGTGAGCATATCGCCCATTATAAAGTACCGACTTATTATCGTTTTGTCAGCGAATATCCAATGACCATTACTGGTAAAATCCAGAAATTTAAAATCGTTGAACATATGAAAGAAGAGCTGGGCTTAAAATAG